In the Bacteroidota bacterium genome, one interval contains:
- a CDS encoding T9SS type A sorting domain-containing protein, with translation MRKTLIVIAALYSLFPVKAVAQWRAVLKSPHFWSLAVYFLDHQGKPDIGFVNWNRTTDGGYTWHENYLQKGYDYVFKDSLTGWAANLGVLGTTDAGLTWRGIYDNEVASALYFNPATDGLFMGTFGFPYDYWSWDEGKTWVEDFRNQFSTGFAFASDSLGLLASQNFGFWLRTTDGGRIWGNLNFSTECWQPLGLKGTKIFYGVADWAPTVIKTTDAGDTWQTIATFSPSQAPPDYLNAYSTGCIRGDSSKLIVQLLSGCYISTDQGLTWKSLCGPVTKGRLCDTRFYLEGNRLFVPTQDGPAYQSTLWYLNLDSLQDFPTGISFPDGSKREQMAAGNLVTVNYSSAENPSVGIGSAHFAFHFDASLELQSLKLPPSWKIVDSSTLNGVLDLTIEDTDSTQLPNPIVSLTFRTVLAASSAKVYLDSAHLYGKRLNCDCAALSLAGPDSVEIDFTGCGDPTLLRTMSGQSPFEIVSVVPNPAQSEIEVQVSAATSCEYSILDMLGREVGRGSSPEEHFTVSVASLPTGIYHLRASSGGLFGTRQFLISR, from the coding sequence ATGAGAAAAACACTAATAGTCATCGCCGCATTGTATAGTCTGTTCCCGGTCAAGGCGGTCGCTCAGTGGCGTGCTGTCTTGAAATCCCCTCATTTCTGGTCTCTTGCTGTCTATTTTCTCGATCATCAGGGCAAACCGGATATTGGCTTCGTGAACTGGAACAGGACAACGGATGGAGGTTATACCTGGCATGAGAACTACCTTCAGAAGGGATATGATTACGTATTCAAGGACAGCCTGACCGGATGGGCGGCCAACTTGGGAGTACTCGGGACAACCGATGCTGGGCTAACGTGGCGTGGGATTTACGACAACGAGGTTGCTTCCGCACTCTATTTCAATCCCGCAACAGATGGCCTGTTCATGGGTACTTTCGGATTCCCCTACGATTATTGGTCCTGGGACGAGGGGAAAACCTGGGTAGAAGATTTCAGAAACCAGTTTAGCACAGGGTTTGCGTTTGCCTCCGATAGTTTGGGCTTGCTCGCATCACAGAACTTCGGATTTTGGCTCCGCACGACAGATGGCGGCCGCATTTGGGGTAATCTTAATTTCAGCACCGAATGCTGGCAGCCGCTTGGGCTCAAAGGCACAAAGATATTCTACGGCGTTGCCGACTGGGCGCCAACCGTAATTAAGACGACCGATGCCGGAGATACCTGGCAGACAATTGCGACTTTTTCTCCATCGCAGGCTCCTCCTGACTATTTGAACGCGTACTCCACGGGCTGCATCCGTGGCGATTCGTCGAAACTCATTGTTCAACTCCTCTCCGGGTGTTACATTTCAACCGATCAAGGACTCACGTGGAAATCGTTGTGTGGACCGGTTACGAAGGGCCGCCTCTGCGATACCCGTTTCTATCTTGAAGGGAACAGGCTTTTTGTGCCAACGCAGGACGGTCCTGCCTATCAAAGTACATTGTGGTACCTGAATCTCGACTCGCTGCAAGACTTCCCCACGGGCATTTCATTTCCCGATGGCTCGAAGCGTGAGCAAATGGCGGCGGGTAACCTCGTCACAGTCAATTACTCCTCGGCGGAGAATCCATCGGTGGGCATCGGCTCGGCGCATTTTGCTTTTCACTTCGATGCATCACTCGAACTGCAATCGCTCAAGTTACCACCATCGTGGAAGATCGTTGACTCCAGCACTTTGAACGGCGTGCTCGATCTCACGATTGAAGATACCGACAGCACGCAACTTCCAAATCCGATTGTGTCACTGACGTTCCGAACCGTTCTAGCCGCGTCTTCGGCAAAAGTCTATCTCGACTCTGCGCATCTCTATGGCAAGCGCCTGAATTGCGACTGCGCCGCGCTCTCGCTTGCTGGTCCGGACTCAGTTGAGATCGACTTCACCGGCTGTGGCGATCCGACGCTGCTTCGCACCATGTCGGGCCAGTCGCCGTTCGAGATTGTGAGCGTGGTGCCCAATCCAGCGCAGTCGGAGATCGAGGTGCAGGTATCGGCCGCGACGAGTTGCGAGTATTCTATTCTCGACATGCTGGGCCGGGAAGTTGGTCGTGGCAGCTCGCCGGAGGAGCATTTTACAGTATCGGTCGCCAGCTTGCCGACAGGCATTTATCACTTGCGCGCTTCGTCCGGTGGGTTGTTTGGCACCCGGCAATTTCTCATTTCGCGGTAA
- a CDS encoding PAS domain S-box protein encodes MERNLVKRGLTRLMLLPILLSVLYGGVLLWQIDRMLSANDWVRHSIEVLTASSDAQRHIQLEESALRGYLLTRDTIFARQFEREDITIDSLFQQFHAMSLDNPVQSRRLDTLMQLYWSWQISAKRAFSVIQQATFDTNVLARAQQMEIMRTVFSRFNRDEERLFAHRRDDFASGTRWLTVMIVVVSVVLGLVVGLYARRQTQRFTDRFGEATDEAMRSRDLLETTLLSIGDAIIVTGSDQRITLMNRRAEELTGWSIADARARPISDVFRVVEEASRTPIESPIAHALRDRRITEFSSHAVLLSRTGVDYPVEDSAAPIHNSHHDVVGAILAFRDITERREGEHAAEIREREFRALIENTPDLIIRFERDLSIAYVNPAVEAVLGFAPHVLLGRHFKDAGMPEDVYAPWENSVKAVFDAGRGVTTELQYQSIRGIRTYHARLVPQIGERGTEHVVAILRDVTDMKQTSEKLRESEHRFRSIIEQSPDAFFLLRVVRDSKTKAAVDFVLEEMNQHGADFLGVQLDSIGRRLREVLPEEQHVEIIQRYARVIESMRPIEEDHQITLPSSQRRWFHAQAVPINDLLAVTASDVTERIRTDAALRQSEERYRRLVETASEGIFSTDMQGRLTYANPHIRDLAGYSEQEVTQFYFADLVAPSHRSRVKRHFYRQFLSRTPDSQIEAPFLTGDGQERWLTITTTIRMNGDLVEGFDCVATDISERRRLESELAHIEHAVATAVEAAKRA; translated from the coding sequence GTGGAGCGTAATCTTGTCAAACGCGGACTGACTCGGCTGATGCTTCTGCCGATCCTACTATCCGTCCTCTACGGTGGAGTGTTGCTCTGGCAAATCGACCGCATGCTTTCGGCTAATGATTGGGTCCGCCACTCAATCGAAGTACTCACAGCTTCGAGTGACGCGCAGCGACATATTCAGCTTGAGGAAAGCGCACTGCGAGGCTATTTGCTGACTCGCGACACGATCTTTGCTCGCCAGTTCGAACGGGAGGATATAACCATTGACTCTCTTTTCCAGCAGTTTCACGCGATGTCGCTCGACAATCCGGTGCAGTCCCGGCGCCTGGATACGCTTATGCAATTGTATTGGTCATGGCAAATATCCGCAAAGCGAGCATTCTCCGTGATACAACAGGCTACCTTTGACACGAATGTACTCGCCCGCGCCCAGCAAATGGAGATTATGCGTACGGTCTTCAGTCGATTCAATCGAGACGAGGAGCGCTTGTTTGCCCATCGACGCGACGACTTCGCTTCTGGCACCAGATGGCTGACAGTGATGATCGTGGTTGTCAGCGTTGTCCTGGGCCTGGTCGTCGGGCTATATGCACGCCGGCAGACGCAGCGGTTCACCGATCGTTTCGGTGAGGCGACGGATGAGGCAATGCGAAGCAGAGATCTCCTCGAAACTACATTATTATCCATTGGTGACGCCATAATCGTCACTGGATCCGATCAACGAATCACGCTGATGAACCGCCGCGCCGAAGAATTGACCGGATGGTCCATTGCTGATGCCCGTGCCCGCCCGATCAGCGATGTGTTTCGCGTCGTTGAGGAGGCATCGAGAACTCCGATCGAAAGTCCAATAGCGCACGCTTTGCGCGATCGCCGTATTACCGAATTTTCCAGTCACGCAGTCTTGCTCTCCCGAACAGGCGTCGATTATCCGGTCGAAGATAGCGCCGCGCCAATCCACAATTCCCATCATGACGTCGTCGGAGCCATCCTTGCCTTTCGAGACATTACCGAACGCCGGGAAGGCGAGCATGCCGCGGAAATTCGCGAACGCGAATTTCGCGCTCTGATCGAAAATACTCCTGATCTCATCATCCGGTTCGAGCGCGATTTATCGATTGCATACGTCAACCCAGCAGTTGAGGCAGTCCTCGGGTTTGCGCCACACGTCCTTTTGGGACGCCACTTCAAGGATGCGGGCATGCCTGAAGATGTCTACGCGCCGTGGGAGAACTCGGTCAAAGCCGTGTTCGATGCGGGCCGAGGCGTGACGACTGAGTTGCAGTACCAGTCGATCCGTGGAATTCGGACCTATCACGCACGGCTGGTGCCGCAGATCGGCGAACGTGGCACCGAACATGTTGTCGCAATCCTGCGCGATGTCACCGACATGAAGCAGACCAGCGAAAAGCTCCGCGAAAGCGAACACCGATTCCGCTCGATCATTGAACAAAGCCCCGATGCCTTTTTCCTGCTGCGCGTCGTCCGCGATTCCAAAACCAAAGCCGCCGTGGACTTCGTCCTCGAAGAAATGAACCAGCATGGTGCCGACTTCCTTGGGGTTCAATTGGATTCCATCGGTCGCCGCCTCCGTGAAGTCCTGCCTGAAGAGCAGCATGTCGAGATCATCCAGCGCTACGCCAGGGTCATCGAATCCATGAGGCCCATCGAAGAAGATCATCAGATCACATTGCCGTCATCGCAACGCCGCTGGTTTCATGCGCAGGCCGTTCCGATCAACGATCTCCTCGCAGTCACAGCCAGCGATGTCACCGAACGCATCCGCACCGATGCTGCTCTGCGCCAGTCCGAAGAGCGCTATCGCCGCTTGGTCGAAACCGCCAGCGAAGGAATTTTCAGCACCGATATGCAAGGCCGGCTCACCTACGCCAACCCGCATATTCGGGATCTGGCCGGATATAGTGAGCAAGAAGTGACGCAGTTCTACTTTGCAGATCTTGTCGCTCCATCCCACCGCTCCCGGGTCAAGCGCCACTTCTATCGCCAGTTCCTTTCACGGACGCCGGACTCCCAGATTGAAGCCCCATTCCTCACCGGAGACGGCCAGGAGAGATGGCTCACGATCACCACGACGATTCGCATGAACGGCGATCTGGTGGAAGGATTCGATTGCGTGGCAACCGACATCAGCGAGCGACGCCGATTGGAATCCGAACTCGCCCACATCGAGCATGCCGTCGCGACCGCCGTGGAAGCTGCCAAAAGAGCATAA
- a CDS encoding helix-turn-helix transcriptional regulator: MDLLVVTGRNIRFYRKLRKWSIEKLAEEARVSPAWLGELERGRENVSVKTIQGIAKALKIAPNILLIQESHKES; encoded by the coding sequence TTGGATCTTCTCGTTGTTACCGGGCGCAATATCCGCTTTTACCGAAAGTTGCGGAAGTGGTCGATTGAAAAGCTTGCTGAAGAAGCTCGAGTAAGTCCTGCGTGGCTCGGGGAGTTGGAGCGCGGACGGGAGAATGTCTCAGTCAAAACCATTCAAGGTATTGCCAAAGCTCTAAAGATTGCGCCGAATATCCTATTGATCCAGGAGAGCCACAAGGAGTCATAA
- a CDS encoding CCA tRNA nucleotidyltransferase: MLQRFPISEPILFAIGAAADEANIETYVVGGYVRDELLQRGVRKDIDITVIGDGVGFASLVASQFEGARLAVYEKFRTAALQIGDHTIEFVGARKESYRSSSRKPATEEGTLEDDLLRRDFTVNALAVSLNQTNFGDLIDRFEGLHDLQEHILRTPLDPEQTFSDDPLRMMRAARFASQLDFYVEREALEAMQRMAERIQIVSQERITDEFMKIMESPVPSIGLKLLYESGLMYHVFPEVDELGGAELRTEGVQEYAHKDVFKHTMQVVDNMAAMTDDVWLRFAALMHDIAKPRTKDFRPGIGWTFYGHDILGARWVQKIFRRMKLPLDAAERVSKLVRLHMRPMGLVDEGVTDSAVRRLLFEAGEETDDLLMLCRADITSKNPKLANRYQRNYDIVAEKMSEVEEKDQMRAFQSPVRGEEIMAICGIPPSRTVGILKSAIEEAIIEGDIPNEYEAAKEYLLRIKDEVLANNPLTEREINRQVSSAD; the protein is encoded by the coding sequence GTGCTTCAGCGATTTCCGATAAGTGAGCCAATTCTCTTCGCCATCGGCGCAGCAGCCGATGAGGCTAATATCGAAACCTACGTCGTGGGAGGGTATGTGCGCGATGAGCTGCTACAACGTGGAGTCCGAAAGGATATTGACATTACCGTGATCGGTGATGGAGTGGGCTTTGCCTCGCTTGTGGCCAGTCAATTCGAGGGTGCTCGCCTCGCCGTCTACGAGAAGTTTCGGACCGCGGCACTCCAGATCGGCGACCACACCATCGAATTCGTCGGAGCGCGGAAGGAGTCATATCGTTCCTCCAGTCGGAAGCCTGCGACGGAAGAGGGAACGCTTGAGGATGACCTATTGCGTCGAGACTTCACCGTGAACGCGCTTGCCGTCTCGCTGAATCAGACAAACTTCGGGGATCTGATCGATCGGTTCGAAGGACTCCACGATCTGCAGGAGCACATCCTGCGTACGCCATTGGATCCCGAACAGACATTCTCGGATGATCCGCTTCGCATGATGCGCGCGGCTCGCTTCGCATCGCAGCTCGATTTCTACGTCGAACGCGAAGCACTCGAAGCGATGCAACGCATGGCAGAGCGGATCCAGATCGTGAGTCAGGAGCGGATCACCGATGAATTTATGAAGATCATGGAAAGCCCGGTGCCATCGATCGGACTGAAGCTCTTGTATGAATCGGGCCTCATGTATCATGTCTTTCCCGAAGTCGATGAACTGGGTGGTGCCGAGCTTCGGACCGAAGGTGTCCAGGAATACGCCCACAAAGATGTCTTCAAACACACCATGCAGGTCGTGGACAACATGGCCGCGATGACCGACGATGTCTGGCTCCGATTCGCTGCTCTGATGCATGATATTGCAAAGCCGCGTACGAAGGACTTTCGTCCGGGGATCGGCTGGACGTTTTATGGACACGATATTCTTGGCGCCCGCTGGGTCCAGAAAATCTTTCGCCGGATGAAGCTGCCGCTCGATGCAGCCGAGCGCGTTTCGAAACTTGTCCGGCTTCACATGCGGCCCATGGGTCTCGTCGATGAAGGCGTGACTGATTCGGCCGTCCGCCGGTTGCTCTTCGAGGCAGGGGAGGAGACCGATGATCTGCTCATGCTCTGCCGGGCGGATATCACATCCAAGAATCCAAAACTCGCCAACCGCTACCAGCGCAACTACGACATTGTCGCCGAGAAGATGAGCGAGGTCGAAGAGAAGGACCAGATGCGCGCCTTCCAATCGCCGGTGCGCGGTGAGGAGATCATGGCAATCTGCGGGATCCCGCCATCGCGGACTGTCGGTATCCTGAAATCCGCAATCGAAGAGGCGATCATCGAAGGAGATATCCCGAACGAGTATGAGGCGGCGAAGGAGTATCTCTTGCGGATCAAGGACGAGGTCCTTGCGAACAATCCACTGACGGAGCGGGAGATCAATCGGCAGGTATCCTCGGCCGACTGA